The following is a genomic window from Vibrio sinaloensis.
TTCCTTGACACTCGGTTTTCATCGATTGAGGTCAGTAACAAGTCAATCGTTTCATTACCGGTACGAATCACTTCATCTGCGTCTGAAAGAATTTCCCGCGCTATCGCGACTTCTTGCTCAGTAAGACGATAATGACGACCGCCACCGACTCCTGCTTTCGGCAAAATAGATTCCAATACATCCAGCGACGACTTAAGCGCACTCAGTGGATTGCGCATTTCGTGGGCTATCCCAGCGCCAAACGATTTGGCCAACGAGATTTTACTTTCATGTTCGGCCTGATTGCGAAAGTAGAACAGATTGCCGAACACATAAGTAAACAAGAAGATCGGGATGTAAGGCCAGACAACTTGCTGCTGTACCTGTGTGATATCAAAGCCATAGACGGCTAAATAAGCGACCCCGACCGCTACCGCAGTTTGCGACAACATTAAGCGCGTCTGATGCACCAGTAGTACATGCAAAAAGATCGAAGCCATAAATGACATCGCCCAAATTGTCGACCACTCGTTCTTGAACATCATGAAACTGAAGAAGAACGGCAAGCATATCCCTATCGAGACAAAATAATACTCGGCTAGGTATTGTTGCAAATATTTGGGTAAATAATGGCGCAGAGCGATTCCCGCAAACAATAGTGAGCACGCTAACCTAAGGGTTAGGCTTTCATACGGTTGCGGGAACAGTTCACTCCAAATGTAGTAGTACATCGGAAAGCCAATCAATCCCATCCACCCAACTAAAGTTAGGTTAGGCTCTGCGTATTGATAAACCTTACGAATCGAGTCGAGAATTGCGTCCATTCAGTCCCTTATCGAACAACGACTTCATCAGTGGTTTTTATAGAATTCATAACCTTACTTAAGTTTTAGCACACTTTGACCAAAGCCAAGTCTCTATACACCAGCCAGAGGGCGTTTATGTGACCACTAACTGAATTGTACTGCCGACTCGACTTGCTATCACATCTATCCTTTGCGCCATCTGCTCCTTAAGTTCACTGACATGAGAGATGATACCGATCATTCGCCCCGACTGTTGCAGATCGATTAATGTTTGTATTGCCAAGTCTAATGATTCTGGATCTAAGCTGCCAAAGCCTTCATCAATAAACAGCGTATCAAGACGGATGCCCCCACTGTATGACTGCACCACATCGGATAGGCCCAGTGCCAGCGCCAACGCTGCCATAAATGATTCGCCACCGGAGAGTGTCGCCACATCACGCACCTTACCCGTGTAGCCATCTTCTACACTTAAATCGAGGCCTCGACCCGCCGCCCCTTTAAACCCTTCAGTCTTACGCACCAACTGGTAGCGCCCTTTACTCATCAAGGCCAATCGCTGAGAGGCTTGAATCAATACATCATCAAGCAACACCCCAAGTACAAAACGATGCAAACTCACCCGACTGCCCGTTTTGCCGCTGGCGACATCATAAAGTGTGCCGTACACCTTGTATTCGGCTTCCAGTTGGCTGTTCTTTTGATGTAATTGAGCGATATCTGCGCGCACTTTTTCTAGGCGTTGATGATCGGAGTAGACCTTATCCAGTGCCTCTCGCGCATGCTGATAACTTTGCTGTGCTTGCTGGTGCGCTTGCTCTAGTGCGGCGAGATCCGGCTTCTCGACTTGCTGTAGCTGCTCGGATAGATCACTCAGGGTTTGCTCCAGCTTGAGCAGGCGCTGATTATACTCTTCTACAGTGCGCTGCCACTGCTGCAATTGCTCATCGGTCGCTCGATTTTGAATAAAGTGCTGTTCATCGTTAAATTCTGACTGTTTGAGCTGTGCTTGCCATTTTTGCTCAATCTCGTCGCGCTGCTGCAACGCTTGCGCTGATAGCTCGCTATTGGTTTTATGTTGGCTTTGCAAGTTGGTAAGGGCTAAATGCGACTGTTGCGCCCCTTTTTGAGCGAACTCTAACGCCTGCTTAAGCTGTTCAATTTTTGCTTGATTGGTTTGATAACTTTTCTCGACATCGGTTAAAGACTGGTATCGCCCATCTATAGACTGGCTCAGTTTTTCAAGTTGCTGTCGCTGCACAGCAAGCGCAGAATCGTTCGCTGACTGTTGCTGCTTCAACTGGTTTATTTTTTCATCGCCATTGATACAGCGCTGGTTCAGTTCCGCCACCTGCTTTTCCTGCGCCTCAATATCAATGCTAGCCAATTCACGAAGCCGCTGCTGCTGCTGGTGCAACAACTGTTCGACTTCCGCATGCGCGCGCTCCGCATGCTGTGCGAGGTCGGTGCGAGCTGTCGCTAAACTCTGTTGCTGCTGCTCGATATGATGTAAGTGTTGAGCTAATAGACCACTGACGCGGCTTAGCTCATCGAGTGCCGAACGTTCTTGTTCCCTCGCAGACTGTACCGCTTGTTTGGTCACTTCTTCTTCGCCCGCCATCGCTGGCGAAGGGTGCTCTAGGCTTCCACAGACTGGACAGGGCTCACCCTGCTTGAGTTTTTGTGCGAGGATCGACGCTTGAGCGCTGTGCCAACGCATTTCGAGCTCATCTGCACGCTTTTGTTTGTGTTTGGCATTTTGCTGCGCTTGACGCTCTTGCTGCTGCAGAGCCTCAGTGTGCGATTGCAATCGCAAAAGTTCATTGGTCAGTTGATCACGTTTGTTTAAATCCGACACCAAGCGTTCATTACGTACCACCTCTGTCTCGAGCGCTGCTTTTTCGTTCACCGCTTTGCGCGCGGTTTCTAATTGCTCAGCGCCGAGTTCGGCTTCACGTAACAGTTTTAACTTATGCGCTTGGTACTGAGTTAGCTTTTGTTCAAACTCAGCCTGCTGCGCAATTAATTGCGTCAGTTGCTGCTCAAGCTGAGATTTCTCACCAAATTTCTGTTTGAGCTGTTCGAGGTTAAACTGCTGCTGGTTCAGCTCAGTCACCTGCTCAGCCTGTTTTTCTGCTTGTTCTAGCGCTTGCTGGCTCTGTTGATGCGCTTGCTTGGCCGCCTCAAGCTGTTGCTGTAACTGAGCAAGCTTGGTATTGAAGCTAACGACTTGCTGATTAACGGATTGTAAGCTGGCATAAATCACTTCCAGCTTGGCTGCCCGTTGTGCCAAGCCAATCTGTGCACTCAAGGAATCTACGTTGGCTTTGTTTTGTTGGTGATTCGCCAGCGCCGCTTTAGTCTCTTCCCATTTGGCAAATTGCTGGTTAAGCGCTTGCGCTTTTTGCCACTCACTTTGAGCCGCATCCAATCGTTGACGTTGTGCCTGTTCGGTCACTTTCGCTTCCGCTAACTGCTGCGACTGCAGCTGATAACGCGAACTTAGCTCTTGTTCACTATTGGCCTCTGCAACCTGCAAAGCACCGCGAATTTGGTTGTCAAACTCATCTTTAGCTTTACTAATGGCGCTGGCTTTGTCTTTAAGTGCATACTCAATTTTTTTGTAAACATCGGTCTGAAACAATTGACCAAATATCTCTTCGCGCTCTTTTGAGCTTGCCAGCAGTAACTCGCGAAACTTACCTTGTGGTAGTACCATCACTTGACGAAACTGTGTGTCATTTAGCCCGAGTAGCGATGAGACTTCAGTTTTGACTTGGGCAGTTCGATTCGTTAGCAGCTTCTCTTCACCATCGATTTGGTACAGCGCCGCACTGTGTTTGCGCGTGGTCGTGCCCTCACCCCGAGCTTTGGGCGCTTGCTGCTCTGGCGATCGAGTCACGCGATAATGTTTGTTGTTGAACTCGAACTCCAATTCAACTTCAGTGGGTAAGTCGAGCGACGCTTGATCGCAGCGCATTTGATTGCCTTGGCGTTCATTGCTGGTCGTTTCGCCGTAAAGTGCAAAACAAATCGCGTCAAGAATAGACGTTTTACCGGAGCCGGTGGGCCCGTTAATTAAAAACAGGGGATGACTACCAAAACGAGTGAAATCAATCATTTCTTTGGTCGCAAAAGGGCCAAACGCTTGGATGGTGAGCTTTATCGGTTTCATCTTGACCTCTTATTGCTTATGGAGCTGTTTGATGATGTTGCTGATGGCAGCGTCCTGCTCTTGAGTTAGCTCACTATCTTGAGCCTCGAGGAAGAAATCACGAAACATATCCATCTCACTACGTGCCAGTTTGGCTGTTGTCATCTGCTGCTCAACCCCGACCAACATGCCCGGTTTTTCTAAATGGAGTACATTGGGATAAACCGCTCTTAGCTTCTCCATCGGATTTAAAATCGCGTGCTTGTCCATCAGTCTCACTAATAGGTAGTCATGGCTGTTGGGGTCGGTTTTGCCTTGCTCGATGATCGCCTCTAACTCACCTTCAATGATGCGCATCTGATGAGGGGCGACCAAATCAATATGAGTCGCTGATTTAAAACCTTGTTGGTCGAGCTCTACTAACGTCATGCCTTTTTTCTGATGCTGCTCTGAAAAGCTGTACTTCATTAACGAGCCCGAATAACGGATATACTCCTCGCCTTTCTTTTGAGGTTGATGCAAGTGTCCAAGCGCCACATAATCGAAGTCGATGAAGTGCTCATGGCTCACTCGGTCCGAGCCGCCGATCGACAGCGGCCTTTCAGAATCTGACTCTATCGCCCCATCGACAAAACAATGGCTAACCAACACATTTTTGTGTTCCTCAGACCACTGCTGACAAATCTTGTCCGCTAGAAATTGGTGCGCCTCATCGTGGCTAGCGACACTTTGCTTGTAATGGTGACGGACTAGCTCTGGATCGTTATAAGGCATCCCATAGAATGCGACAGGCCCTTGCGGCGACTCGATAACGACTGGGGTTAGCATTTGCTCGAAATTACCAATAATGTGCAGGCCTGACGTTCGCATTCTGCCAGAACCGAATCCCAAGCGTTGCGCGCCATCATGGTTGCCTGGGATGAGAATAATCGGCAACTTAAGTTCGCCACACACTCGGTCAACAAAGTCGTTCATCACTTCGATCGCTGAGGTCGGCGGCACTGAGCGGTCGTAGATATCGCCAGCAATCACCAGCGCATCCACTGGATTGCTATGTAAATAGTCGATAATTTGCTGTAGGACGACTTTCTGATCGTCAAGCAATGAAACGTTGTGAAATTGGCGGCCTAAGTGCCAATCCGAGGTATGAAGAAACTTCATGCAAGCCCTTTTGTTATTGTTGTGCGCACATTCGCCAAGCGTTGTGCGAACTGTACTTACAAATCAAAAACCGCGCCTAGGCGCGGTTTGATAATGCCATTTGACGATTTTACTGGCCTTTGCGCTGACAATACTCGATCGCTTCGCCCAGCAGCTCTAATGCTGACTTGTCACACTCTGGGAGCGCAGCATCGGTGGTGGAGAGAGGCGTCACGCGTTCACCCCATTTGATGTGGCCCGCCCCCCAAGTTAACCCAGCACCAAAAGCGGCGAGCAGTAGGTTGTCTCCTGGTTTAACAAAACCCTGCTCAAGCGCTTCACACAAGGCGATTGGCACGGTCGCTGCAGAGGTATTGCCGTAGTTTTGAATATTAACAAACGCTTTGTCTTGGCTAATTCCTGATAGATCACAGAGGGTCTGGATAATTCGGATGTTGGCCTGATGTGGAATCACAACGTCAATGTCATCGGTAGAAAGCTGGCTACGAGTCAAAACACTTTGCGCTGCGGCGCCCATTCCCTTAACTGCACGCTTGAAGATCTCTTTACCGACAAAGTTGAAATCCCAGTAGCCGTTATCGGCAGCAAAGCGATCCATTGAGGTACCAAAAGCGGGTACCGATAAAATGTCTCGACCTTTCGAGTCACACCCCAGTTGCGCTTGCTGAAGGCCGACAGCTTGCTCAGTGCGGCTCAAGACCACAGCACCTGCGCCATCACCAAACAACACAGCGGTATCACGCATCGTCCAGTCAATAAAGAAAGAGAGACGCTCGGCACCAACGACAATCGCGTTTTGATAGTTACCTGCCTGCACCAGGCGAGTCGCCGTTTCTAGGCCGTAGACAAAACCAGTGCACGCTGCATTAAGGTCAAATGCTGTGGCCGCTTTAATACCAAGGTTTTGCGACACTTTTGACGCAATGTTGGGGATTAGCGAGTCCGGTGAACAGGTCGCGATAATGATCAGATCAATCTCATCAGCGTTCACTCCGGCACAAGCAAGCGCTTGTTTGGCGGCAACCGTTGCCATATCAGAAGTGTTAACGTGGCTAATGCGGCGATTTTCAATCCCGGTTCGAGTTCGGATCCATTCGTCCGAAGTATCAAGAAAGGTACTTAAATCTTGATTAGAGAGCGTAGCTGGAGGTAGGCATTTCCCCCAACCGACAATTTCTGCATAGAAATTTTTCATTCTGAGCCTATGATTTTGTTATTTGAATCACTCGTTGGTTTCAGAGTATAACTAGCTATGGCAATTACTGTCACCTAATTGAAAAGAACAACGAGAGAAAAGTCATGTCTACCTTTAATACACGCTGTCCGTCATGCTCGGCCGTTAACCGTGTGCCAAACGAGCGTATCTCTGAAAGCCCTACTTGCGGCAAATGCCAGTCTCCACTGTTAGATGGTGCGCCCATTGAGGGCACAGAGGTAAATTTTGACGCGATCTTAAACAGCGACCACCCTGTCGTCGTCGATTTCTGGGCCCCTTGGTGTAACCCGTGTGTTGGCTTTGCGCCGGTTTTTTCCGACGTTGCCAACGAGCGAGCAAACTCTGTTCGATTTGTAAAAGTGGATACAGAAAGTCAGCAAAACCTTGCTGCTAAATATCAAATTCGAAGCATCCCAACTGTCATGGTGTTCAAAAATGGCAAAAGAGTCGATGTTATTAATGGCGCGATGCCAAAGAGTCAATTTGATCAATGGCTTAATCAAGCTATCACCAAGTAAAGCTCATCGATAATTCTGATTAAAAGTGGCTTATTTACTAGCAAATAGGTCACTTTATCTATCAATTTTCTCCGCCCCAAGACGATAGATGCTTTTTGTCGTCATGGTAAAAAACTTTCGTTTTACCTCCCTCCCATTTCATTCCATAGTCGCGCCGATTTTTACTGTTTCTACTCCGTACTAATGAGGCAAAGACGTTGGAAAATTCGGTTGTTTCAACACCACAAGCGCGCATTTCTGTTCCAGTTATCGCGCTAGCGCTATACGCAGTTGCATCCGGTTATCTCATGAGCCTAATCCCGCTCATGTTGCCACACTGTGGTCTTGAGTCTTCGTTAGCCAGTTGGTTGGCAAGCGTGTTTTATGCTGGTCTGCTGATTGGTGCGATGGGTATCGAACCTTTAGTGACCAAGGTCGGGCATCGCAACGCATTTGTATGCTGCTTAATCGCCTTTATGGCGACGATCGTCGTGTTGCCGCTGATGCCAGTCGCTGGCCTTTGGGTGTTCGCACGTTTAGTGGCGGGAATTGCTGTGGCTGGTGTGTTTGTTATTGTCGAGTCTTGGCTTTTACACGGTGACGAAGCAGCGCGCGCCAAACGCCTTGGCCTTTACATGGGTTCTCTATACGGGGGCAGCGCATTAGGTCAATTGGGCATTGGCATGTTGGGCGTTTCAGGTGGCGTACCTTTCATTGCGATTGTCAGCCTGTTGATTTTAGCGGTAGTAGTGCTTTTGTTTGGTCAAAGTGACCAACCAGAAAGCCAGCACAGTACGCCGCTGACACTAAAACAGATCAGCAAGCTTAACCACGCGGCTATCATCGGCTGTATAGTGTCTGGTCTCACACTCGGTGCTATGTATGGGTTAATGCCGGTAGAGCTACAAAATCGCGGCATCAATAACTCCGACATTGGCAGCTTAATGGCAGTCGTGATTTTGGGTGGTATGGCGGTACAGCCATTAGTCCCTTGGTTATCAAAGTTTTTGGGCCGCACGCTATTGATGGCGATGTTCTGCTTGCTCGGAGTGGCGGCGATTACCCTAACGACGATGATGAGCGGATTACACGCGCTGGCGATCGGCTTGTTCTTGCTCGGAATGGCGACGTTTGCCTTGT
Proteins encoded in this region:
- a CDS encoding AAA family ATPase, coding for MKPIKLTIQAFGPFATKEMIDFTRFGSHPLFLINGPTGSGKTSILDAICFALYGETTSNERQGNQMRCDQASLDLPTEVELEFEFNNKHYRVTRSPEQQAPKARGEGTTTRKHSAALYQIDGEEKLLTNRTAQVKTEVSSLLGLNDTQFRQVMVLPQGKFRELLLASSKEREEIFGQLFQTDVYKKIEYALKDKASAISKAKDEFDNQIRGALQVAEANSEQELSSRYQLQSQQLAEAKVTEQAQRQRLDAAQSEWQKAQALNQQFAKWEETKAALANHQQNKANVDSLSAQIGLAQRAAKLEVIYASLQSVNQQVVSFNTKLAQLQQQLEAAKQAHQQSQQALEQAEKQAEQVTELNQQQFNLEQLKQKFGEKSQLEQQLTQLIAQQAEFEQKLTQYQAHKLKLLREAELGAEQLETARKAVNEKAALETEVVRNERLVSDLNKRDQLTNELLRLQSHTEALQQQERQAQQNAKHKQKRADELEMRWHSAQASILAQKLKQGEPCPVCGSLEHPSPAMAGEEEVTKQAVQSAREQERSALDELSRVSGLLAQHLHHIEQQQQSLATARTDLAQHAERAHAEVEQLLHQQQQRLRELASIDIEAQEKQVAELNQRCINGDEKINQLKQQQSANDSALAVQRQQLEKLSQSIDGRYQSLTDVEKSYQTNQAKIEQLKQALEFAQKGAQQSHLALTNLQSQHKTNSELSAQALQQRDEIEQKWQAQLKQSEFNDEQHFIQNRATDEQLQQWQRTVEEYNQRLLKLEQTLSDLSEQLQQVEKPDLAALEQAHQQAQQSYQHAREALDKVYSDHQRLEKVRADIAQLHQKNSQLEAEYKVYGTLYDVASGKTGSRVSLHRFVLGVLLDDVLIQASQRLALMSKGRYQLVRKTEGFKGAAGRGLDLSVEDGYTGKVRDVATLSGGESFMAALALALGLSDVVQSYSGGIRLDTLFIDEGFGSLDPESLDLAIQTLIDLQQSGRMIGIISHVSELKEQMAQRIDVIASRVGSTIQLVVT
- a CDS encoding exonuclease SbcCD subunit D; amino-acid sequence: MKFLHTSDWHLGRQFHNVSLLDDQKVVLQQIIDYLHSNPVDALVIAGDIYDRSVPPTSAIEVMNDFVDRVCGELKLPIILIPGNHDGAQRLGFGSGRMRTSGLHIIGNFEQMLTPVVIESPQGPVAFYGMPYNDPELVRHHYKQSVASHDEAHQFLADKICQQWSEEHKNVLVSHCFVDGAIESDSERPLSIGGSDRVSHEHFIDFDYVALGHLHQPQKKGEEYIRYSGSLMKYSFSEQHQKKGMTLVELDQQGFKSATHIDLVAPHQMRIIEGELEAIIEQGKTDPNSHDYLLVRLMDKHAILNPMEKLRAVYPNVLHLEKPGMLVGVEQQMTTAKLARSEMDMFRDFFLEAQDSELTQEQDAAISNIIKQLHKQ
- a CDS encoding ketoacyl-ACP synthase III yields the protein MKNFYAEIVGWGKCLPPATLSNQDLSTFLDTSDEWIRTRTGIENRRISHVNTSDMATVAAKQALACAGVNADEIDLIIIATCSPDSLIPNIASKVSQNLGIKAATAFDLNAACTGFVYGLETATRLVQAGNYQNAIVVGAERLSFFIDWTMRDTAVLFGDGAGAVVLSRTEQAVGLQQAQLGCDSKGRDILSVPAFGTSMDRFAADNGYWDFNFVGKEIFKRAVKGMGAAAQSVLTRSQLSTDDIDVVIPHQANIRIIQTLCDLSGISQDKAFVNIQNYGNTSAATVPIALCEALEQGFVKPGDNLLLAAFGAGLTWGAGHIKWGERVTPLSTTDAALPECDKSALELLGEAIEYCQRKGQ
- the trxC gene encoding thioredoxin TrxC; its protein translation is MSTFNTRCPSCSAVNRVPNERISESPTCGKCQSPLLDGAPIEGTEVNFDAILNSDHPVVVDFWAPWCNPCVGFAPVFSDVANERANSVRFVKVDTESQQNLAAKYQIRSIPTVMVFKNGKRVDVINGAMPKSQFDQWLNQAITK
- a CDS encoding MFS transporter, which produces MENSVVSTPQARISVPVIALALYAVASGYLMSLIPLMLPHCGLESSLASWLASVFYAGLLIGAMGIEPLVTKVGHRNAFVCCLIAFMATIVVLPLMPVAGLWVFARLVAGIAVAGVFVIVESWLLHGDEAARAKRLGLYMGSLYGGSALGQLGIGMLGVSGGVPFIAIVSLLILAVVVLLFGQSDQPESQHSTPLTLKQISKLNHAAIIGCIVSGLTLGAMYGLMPVELQNRGINNSDIGSLMAVVILGGMAVQPLVPWLSKFLGRTLLMAMFCLLGVAAITLTTMMSGLHALAIGLFLLGMATFALYPVAINLGCDKLDASFIVSATQVMLFSYSVGSVAGPVAADWFLAGSQGLMGYLFATLLATCLYMLIASIKTKRQAVAGE